A single genomic interval of Chitinophaga sp. 180180018-3 harbors:
- a CDS encoding HAD-IIA family hydrolase encodes MKKKGFLIDMDGVIYKGSEPIPGAVEFINSLRDRDIPFLFLTNNSQRTSRDVCYKLNKMGFRVNDTDIFTCGMATARYLASRKENGTAYVIGEGGLLTELHNAGYSIVDDQPDYVIIGEGRTIMLESVDKAINMIMKGAKLIATNLDPNCPMGDGKYRVGCGALVAMLECATGIKAFSVGKPSPVMMRMARKALQLATDETIMIGDTMGTDILGAGSMGFTTILTLTGVTREEDLAHFGYAPDFIIKSVKDLLNEEFFERVMGEVLAFPYS; translated from the coding sequence ATGAAAAAGAAGGGATTTTTAATTGACATGGATGGTGTCATCTACAAAGGCAGTGAACCCATACCCGGCGCGGTGGAATTTATCAATAGTCTGCGCGACAGGGACATTCCTTTTTTATTTCTTACCAACAACAGCCAGAGAACCAGCAGGGATGTTTGTTACAAGCTAAACAAAATGGGTTTCCGGGTAAATGATACCGACATCTTTACCTGCGGAATGGCTACGGCCCGCTATCTGGCATCCCGGAAGGAAAACGGCACTGCTTATGTGATTGGAGAAGGTGGCTTATTGACAGAGTTGCATAATGCAGGTTATTCAATTGTAGATGATCAGCCGGATTATGTCATCATCGGGGAAGGCAGAACCATCATGCTCGAATCTGTTGATAAAGCGATCAACATGATCATGAAAGGAGCAAAGCTGATTGCCACCAACCTTGACCCTAATTGTCCGATGGGCGATGGAAAATACCGCGTTGGTTGCGGTGCATTGGTAGCCATGCTGGAATGTGCCACCGGCATCAAAGCATTCAGCGTTGGAAAACCGAGTCCTGTTATGATGCGCATGGCACGGAAAGCACTGCAGCTTGCAACAGACGAAACTATTATGATCGGAGATACCATGGGAACAGATATTCTCGGTGCAGGATCTATGGGATTCACTACCATACTGACTTTAACGGGCGTTACCCGGGAAGAAGACCTGGCGCATTTCGGCTATGCTCCTGATTTTATCATCAAATCAGTGAAAGATCTGCTGAATGAGGAATTCTTCGAAAGAGTGATGGGAGAGGTGTTAGCCTTTCCCTATTCGTAA
- a CDS encoding GMC family oxidoreductase yields the protein MINLNLKAEAQHTYDAIVIGSGISGGWAAKELCEKGLKVLMLERGHQLEHIKDYTLATAAPWEVKHRGETTNEYEKDHPYVVRDHLPEEFNQSYWMKDKDSPYVETKRFDWMRPDIVGGRSIMWGRGSLRLSDLDFEANAKEGIGIDWPIRYKDLAPWYDHVEAFAGISGEKLGLAHLPDGVFQKPMELNCFEKEVRSRIEKSFPGRHMTIFRTANLTQPIGDRQQCQYRNRCAHGCPFGAYFSTQSSTLPAAVKTGNLTLRPDSIVNSIIYDEAKGKATGVRVIDKHTKETVEYYARIIFLNASALGSTFVMLNSVSGRFPNGLGNDSGVLGHYLMDHHFHAGASGTSDEFSDKYYYGRRPAGFYIPRFRNVGNDKRDYLRGFGYTGYSSRRGWARGIAELGIGGAFKDYLSEPGPWQMGLMGFGECLPYEDNQVMLDHSIKDAWGQPVLKFNCDFRDNEKKMRKDMDQDACEMLEAAGLKNVKPFNRDSWPGMAIHEMGTARMGRDPKTSMLNEWNQLHAVKNVFVTDGACMTSSACQNPSLTYMALTARAANHAVDELKRQSL from the coding sequence ATGATCAACTTGAATTTGAAAGCGGAGGCGCAGCATACCTATGATGCTATTGTAATAGGATCCGGTATCAGCGGAGGTTGGGCAGCAAAGGAACTATGCGAAAAAGGACTGAAAGTACTGATGCTGGAAAGAGGCCACCAGCTGGAACATATCAAGGATTACACCCTCGCCACAGCTGCCCCCTGGGAAGTGAAGCACCGGGGCGAAACTACGAACGAATATGAGAAAGATCATCCGTATGTGGTAAGAGACCATCTGCCGGAAGAATTCAACCAGAGCTACTGGATGAAAGATAAGGATAGCCCGTATGTGGAAACGAAACGTTTCGACTGGATGCGGCCCGACATCGTTGGTGGCCGTTCTATTATGTGGGGCCGCGGTTCCCTGCGGCTCAGCGATCTGGATTTTGAAGCCAATGCAAAAGAAGGGATAGGGATCGACTGGCCCATACGTTATAAAGATCTGGCGCCCTGGTACGATCATGTGGAAGCTTTTGCGGGTATCAGTGGTGAGAAGCTGGGGCTGGCACATCTGCCTGACGGCGTATTTCAGAAGCCGATGGAATTGAATTGTTTTGAGAAAGAAGTGAGAAGCAGAATAGAAAAGTCGTTCCCGGGCCGGCATATGACCATTTTCCGTACGGCTAACCTCACGCAACCTATCGGCGACCGGCAGCAATGCCAGTACCGGAACCGTTGCGCCCACGGATGCCCGTTCGGCGCTTATTTCAGTACACAGTCGTCGACCTTGCCGGCAGCTGTCAAAACCGGTAATCTGACGCTGCGACCCGATTCCATCGTTAACAGCATTATCTATGACGAAGCTAAAGGCAAAGCCACCGGCGTGCGTGTGATCGATAAACATACAAAGGAAACGGTGGAATATTATGCGCGTATCATTTTCCTGAACGCTTCCGCCCTCGGCAGCACGTTTGTGATGCTGAACTCCGTATCCGGCCGTTTCCCGAACGGACTGGGCAACGACAGCGGTGTACTGGGCCATTACCTGATGGATCATCATTTCCATGCCGGCGCCAGCGGCACTTCCGATGAGTTCAGCGATAAATATTATTACGGGCGCAGGCCAGCGGGATTTTATATTCCGCGCTTCCGCAACGTGGGCAATGATAAACGCGATTACCTGCGGGGCTTTGGATATACCGGCTACAGCAGCCGCCGCGGATGGGCAAGAGGTATCGCCGAACTCGGCATAGGTGGCGCATTCAAAGATTATTTGTCTGAGCCCGGGCCCTGGCAGATGGGCCTGATGGGTTTTGGTGAATGTTTACCTTATGAAGACAACCAGGTGATGTTGGATCATAGCATCAAAGACGCATGGGGGCAGCCGGTATTGAAGTTTAACTGCGATTTCAGAGACAACGAGAAAAAAATGCGCAAAGACATGGACCAGGATGCCTGTGAAATGCTGGAAGCAGCAGGACTGAAAAATGTAAAGCCCTTCAACCGCGACTCATGGCCAGGTATGGCGATTCATGAAATGGGCACTGCGCGTATGGGCAGAGATCCGAAAACATCCATGCTCAATGAATGGAACCAGCTGCATGCAGTGAAAAATGTTTTTGTAACAGATGGCGCCTGCATGACATCCTCTGCCTGTCAGAACCCATCACTTACTTATATGGCCCTCACTGCGCGTGCCGCCAATCATGCGGTGGATGAGCTAAAACGCCAATCGTTGTAA
- a CDS encoding methylated-DNA--[protein]-cysteine S-methyltransferase, translating to MLTNEIMYKALVDKDPSYEGTFIAAVKTTGIFCRPTCTARKPKIENVEFLRTTKEAIQKGYRPCKICSPLDRLHETPVFISALLKEMNTDPSVRFRDGDLIARGIEPARIRRWFLKHHGITFQAYQRMNRINAAFKKIQAGEAVTAVAYDSGYESLSGFADSYKSLIGASPQQSKMQRIINVVRLETPLGTMMACAVEEGICLLEFTDRKMLETELNALKKMLKANFIQAEHTHFAVLRKQLEEYFAGQRKTFDVPLFTPGTVFQQSVWQLLQTIPYGEVRSYKQQANGLNRPEAIRAVAGANGMNRISILVPCHRVIGEDGSMTGYGGGIWRKQWLLELERK from the coding sequence ATGCTTACAAACGAAATCATGTACAAGGCGCTGGTGGATAAGGATCCTTCCTATGAGGGAACATTTATTGCAGCTGTGAAAACAACAGGTATCTTCTGCCGGCCTACCTGCACGGCCAGGAAGCCTAAGATAGAGAACGTAGAATTTCTCAGAACAACGAAAGAAGCCATCCAGAAGGGGTACCGGCCCTGCAAAATATGTAGCCCACTGGACCGGCTACACGAAACGCCTGTTTTTATCAGCGCCCTGCTGAAAGAGATGAATACAGATCCATCGGTCAGGTTCCGTGATGGCGATCTGATAGCAAGAGGGATAGAACCTGCCCGCATCAGGCGCTGGTTCCTGAAGCATCATGGAATTACATTTCAGGCGTATCAGCGGATGAACCGGATCAATGCGGCCTTTAAGAAAATACAGGCCGGCGAAGCGGTAACAGCAGTGGCATACGACAGCGGTTATGAATCGCTGAGCGGGTTTGCAGATTCCTATAAATCATTGATTGGCGCCTCTCCGCAGCAGAGCAAAATGCAACGGATCATTAATGTAGTGCGGCTGGAAACGCCCCTGGGCACCATGATGGCCTGCGCCGTGGAAGAAGGTATTTGCCTGCTGGAGTTTACAGACAGGAAGATGTTGGAAACAGAGCTGAACGCATTGAAAAAAATGCTGAAGGCTAATTTCATACAGGCGGAGCATACACATTTTGCAGTGCTGAGAAAACAGCTGGAGGAATATTTCGCAGGTCAGCGCAAAACTTTCGACGTGCCGTTATTTACGCCAGGTACGGTTTTTCAGCAATCGGTCTGGCAGTTGCTGCAAACCATTCCTTATGGGGAGGTACGTTCTTACAAGCAACAGGCCAATGGGCTGAACAGGCCGGAGGCAATAAGAGCCGTGGCAGGCGCTAATGGCATGAACCGCATTTCGATACTGGTGCCCTGTCATCGCGTGATAGGAGAAGATGGCAGCATGACCGGCTACGGCGGCGGTATCTGGCGGAAGCAGTGGCTGCTGGAACTGGAGCGGAAGTGA
- a CDS encoding SusC/RagA family TonB-linked outer membrane protein, whose product MRKCLHAGTTGHIFLCLLLCLSHAVFAQNVKVIGKVTSPTGDPVPGVSVMLKNAKAGAITDNQGTYMINAPGDGVLIFNAVGFIRQEIPINNRGIVNVTVTEDNKQLGEVVVTALGVTKAKKSLGYATTEIKGADLAITNEVNPVNALQGKVAGVQIDQGAGGLFGSSKIIIRGNSTLGNNNQPIFVIDGVIVDNGIFSGTGRDFGNDLKNLNMEDFESVTVLKGSSAAALYGSRAINGVILITTKKGHERKGIGVNVSQTFNTFHPYSGPDFQNEYGGGTVGAFFTDNRDPNYQPDQNWRTKVFPTDPATGKPYIDRQIGRELENWGPRFAGQDVLNYDGTPTKYVAQPNNFLQAFQNGNGSATNISLDGGNDRSTFRVSYTRDQSTGVVAQNSLLKNSFDLRVTHTVNKFLSADVSANYTDFAGKNPPRLGGLDAFASYNFGKLFSWILPRNYDTRYWMQKDKYTSIFGGVPNPTDPNEPNKAPESRFWFSLFENEYLQNEQTIRGRIALTATINPWLKFLLEGNINNLYTKNENKELGQGQNFAGGLYGLGHTSKESYFLKWMAMINKTLTKDLDLSGYIGGETQRFQTTYNYSETVGGLNYPGKYFLANSVQKPTAQGGVKNRKAFNSLYASADLAWKNQLYLQATFRGDWSSALTYSDGSGNFFYSYPAVSLSWLFSETFKLPTWISYGKLRGNIAALGGDTDPFVINPGFTFNGYTSSNGTDVPTSTYSRFRDPLTGRFIVLQPNLKPQRKIAKELGLEMRFLKNRIGFDASVYQDNTKNQILDIGTPQESGQEGILINAGNIQNRGLEIMVDGSPVKTKNFEWNTNLNYSFNKNLIKDLYPGRTEYDLGANIGEISTWAIVGQSYGVLRTTIHSQPYQATDANGKPVDDPNNGKPVLAWRSDARAAFPARSNTLQNVGDINAKFRAGWGNTFRYKGFSLNVLLDAKIGGDFVLLTYRYGTHTGVFPNTLKGRDAEHGGITWTSKYDNQTYDDGLIPDGVFPKGQKVTLPNGTQVDVGGLTYQQAYDKGYVEPTHAPQFYYRYGSSSTGVADYWIRKNSWISLRQISLAYQFPASICNKLKLNNLSLAIVGRDLFYLYNSLPYNYNPASNNSNNTAYSGEEGFLPMIRSIAGTIRVGF is encoded by the coding sequence ATGCGGAAATGTCTACATGCCGGCACTACAGGGCATATCTTCCTGTGTTTGCTGTTATGCCTCAGCCATGCAGTTTTTGCACAAAATGTAAAGGTGATCGGAAAGGTCACTTCTCCCACCGGCGATCCTGTACCGGGGGTATCTGTTATGTTGAAAAATGCCAAAGCCGGTGCTATCACCGACAACCAGGGTACTTACATGATCAATGCCCCCGGAGATGGCGTGCTGATCTTTAATGCCGTGGGATTTATCCGTCAGGAAATACCCATTAATAACAGGGGAATCGTAAATGTTACTGTTACGGAAGACAACAAACAGCTCGGTGAAGTGGTAGTCACCGCGCTGGGCGTTACCAAAGCTAAAAAGAGCCTGGGTTATGCCACTACCGAAATCAAAGGCGCCGACCTGGCCATTACCAACGAAGTAAACCCGGTGAATGCCCTGCAGGGTAAAGTAGCCGGCGTACAGATCGATCAGGGCGCAGGCGGCCTGTTTGGCAGCAGCAAAATCATTATCAGGGGTAACTCTACCCTGGGTAACAACAACCAGCCCATTTTTGTGATCGATGGCGTAATCGTGGATAACGGTATCTTCAGCGGTACCGGCCGCGATTTCGGGAACGATCTGAAAAACCTCAATATGGAAGATTTTGAAAGCGTCACTGTATTGAAAGGTTCTTCTGCTGCCGCACTGTACGGTTCCAGAGCCATCAACGGCGTAATCCTGATTACCACCAAGAAAGGGCATGAACGAAAAGGGATAGGCGTTAACGTTAGTCAGACCTTCAATACTTTTCATCCCTACTCCGGCCCGGATTTTCAAAACGAATACGGCGGAGGCACTGTAGGTGCCTTCTTTACGGATAACCGCGATCCCAACTACCAACCGGATCAGAACTGGAGAACAAAAGTATTCCCTACCGACCCGGCTACCGGTAAGCCGTACATCGACCGCCAGATAGGCCGTGAACTGGAGAACTGGGGCCCCCGCTTCGCCGGTCAGGATGTGTTGAACTACGATGGCACACCCACTAAATACGTAGCACAGCCGAACAATTTCCTGCAGGCATTCCAGAACGGAAATGGCTCCGCCACCAATATTTCGCTGGACGGTGGCAACGACCGTTCCACCTTCCGGGTATCCTATACACGCGATCAGAGCACTGGCGTAGTAGCCCAAAACAGTTTACTTAAAAACAGCTTCGACCTGCGCGTTACCCATACCGTGAACAAATTCCTCAGCGCCGATGTAAGTGCCAACTATACGGATTTCGCCGGTAAGAACCCGCCGCGGCTGGGCGGCCTCGATGCCTTCGCCTCCTATAACTTTGGTAAACTGTTCAGCTGGATATTGCCCAGGAACTATGATACCAGGTACTGGATGCAGAAAGACAAATACACCAGCATATTTGGCGGCGTGCCCAATCCCACAGATCCCAATGAGCCCAACAAAGCGCCCGAATCCAGGTTCTGGTTCAGCCTGTTCGAAAACGAATACCTGCAGAATGAACAGACTATCCGGGGCCGCATTGCACTCACCGCCACCATCAACCCCTGGCTGAAATTCCTGCTGGAAGGCAACATCAATAACCTCTATACCAAAAACGAAAACAAAGAACTCGGACAGGGACAAAATTTCGCCGGCGGATTATACGGCTTAGGACATACCAGCAAAGAAAGCTATTTCCTCAAATGGATGGCAATGATCAATAAAACGCTGACGAAAGACCTGGACCTGAGCGGTTATATCGGCGGTGAAACCCAACGTTTCCAGACCACTTACAACTACAGCGAAACAGTAGGTGGACTCAATTACCCCGGAAAGTACTTCCTGGCTAATTCCGTGCAGAAACCGACAGCCCAGGGCGGCGTTAAAAACAGGAAAGCATTCAACTCCCTCTATGCAAGTGCAGACCTGGCGTGGAAAAACCAACTTTACCTGCAGGCAACCTTCCGCGGCGACTGGTCCTCTGCACTCACCTATTCAGACGGAAGCGGTAATTTCTTCTACAGCTACCCGGCAGTGAGCTTATCCTGGCTGTTTTCAGAAACCTTCAAATTGCCCACCTGGATCAGCTATGGTAAGCTGAGAGGCAACATCGCAGCCCTCGGTGGAGATACCGATCCCTTTGTCATCAATCCGGGATTTACCTTCAACGGCTATACGTCGTCTAACGGCACGGATGTACCTACATCTACCTATAGCCGTTTCCGTGATCCGCTCACCGGCAGGTTCATCGTACTGCAACCCAATCTTAAACCACAGCGGAAGATCGCCAAAGAGCTGGGGCTGGAAATGCGTTTCCTCAAAAACAGGATTGGCTTCGACGCATCAGTATACCAGGACAACACTAAGAACCAGATACTGGATATTGGCACCCCACAGGAATCAGGGCAGGAAGGTATCCTGATCAACGCCGGTAATATACAGAACCGCGGACTGGAAATAATGGTAGATGGAAGTCCGGTTAAAACCAAAAACTTTGAATGGAACACCAACCTGAACTATTCCTTTAACAAGAACCTGATCAAGGACCTGTATCCCGGCCGTACCGAATACGACCTGGGCGCCAACATCGGAGAAATCAGCACCTGGGCCATTGTCGGACAATCCTACGGCGTACTGCGTACCACCATTCACTCGCAGCCTTACCAGGCAACAGATGCCAACGGCAAACCGGTCGACGATCCCAACAACGGAAAACCCGTACTGGCATGGCGTTCCGACGCAAGGGCAGCCTTCCCTGCACGCAGCAATACCCTCCAGAATGTGGGCGACATCAACGCAAAATTCCGCGCCGGCTGGGGCAATACCTTCCGCTACAAGGGCTTCTCGCTGAATGTATTGCTGGATGCCAAGATCGGCGGCGACTTCGTATTGCTCACCTACCGCTACGGTACACATACCGGCGTATTCCCCAACACACTCAAAGGACGGGATGCTGAACACGGCGGTATCACCTGGACCAGCAAATACGATAACCAGACTTACGACGATGGGCTCATCCCCGACGGCGTTTTTCCTAAAGGACAGAAAGTGACCCTGCCCAATGGTACACAGGTAGATGTAGGCGGACTTACCTACCAGCAGGCCTACGATAAAGGCTACGTAGAGCCAACTCACGCACCACAGTTCTATTATCGCTATGGCTCCTCTTCTACTGGCGTGGCCGATTACTGGATCAGGAAAAACTCCTGGATATCACTTCGCCAGATATCGCTTGCCTACCAGTTTCCCGCCAGCATCTGCAATAAGCTAAAGCTCAATAACCTGAGCCTGGCTATCGTAGGCCGCGATCTGTTTTACCTGTACAATTCGCTGCCCTACAACTATAATCCTGCCTCCAACAACTCTAACAACACCGCCTATTCCGGTGAAGAAGGATTTTTGCCGATGATCAGATCCATCGCAGGCACCATCAGGGTAGGATTCTAG
- a CDS encoding SusD/RagB family nutrient-binding outer membrane lipoprotein has product MKKTTIRYIKAAMIVALLGTSSCSKNFGDINTDPSVVITPDVKYLLSYSEDKLFTYQGTEWVWESMEQLMRVTQHVTSSPYEITGNVNTRYSNYYLQILPNLFEIRRQVDARKDKDNYQKIKEVTYIVQALHGIKVTDMNGAIPYSQAIQGRYDQKYSPVYDDQATLFNTLLAQLDEAIRVLSDNSLPAQATYGSSDIYYQSDWVKWVKLANTLKLRIAARLENADNARCQAIFQQVLKDPIGPIDGDDSQLKYMNVTYVPFGTSGDIDYRSRRYATTSIMSFLKSSNDPRLPVYFDKNDLTGSFRDSLTKYGVTLPSFIDPADPLIMYQGGPADWTTNPTVASFISNGFVVSPYTKYSLISPINRRFFSPQLNQAKGNFLDVAVTYAETCFYIAEFIQKGYAGGANTKGSAEDWYKKGITSSIQTMNTIAIAAGSTTAYSGTGATEISNYLGNPQVKFNGVNDLERIYIQQYLGMYRQPNEAYVFCRRTGYPKTGSAYYSREPFNEVIFRRFWLTDPGEVNRANWNAAMQQQGFTPNAMDLPTLSTQRVWYDKNAPDFGKGK; this is encoded by the coding sequence ATGAAAAAAACGACAATCAGATATATAAAAGCTGCTATGATAGTGGCATTACTGGGCACCAGCTCCTGTTCAAAAAACTTCGGGGATATTAATACCGATCCAAGTGTGGTGATCACACCGGATGTTAAATACCTGCTCAGCTATTCGGAAGATAAACTATTCACCTATCAGGGTACTGAATGGGTGTGGGAAAGCATGGAACAGCTGATGCGTGTAACCCAGCACGTTACCTCCAGCCCGTACGAGATCACCGGTAACGTTAACACCCGTTACAGTAACTACTACCTGCAGATCCTTCCCAATCTTTTTGAGATAAGACGCCAGGTAGATGCCAGAAAGGATAAGGACAACTACCAGAAGATCAAAGAAGTGACCTACATCGTGCAGGCGCTGCACGGCATCAAGGTAACGGATATGAACGGAGCCATCCCCTATTCACAGGCAATACAGGGCCGCTACGATCAGAAATACAGCCCGGTATACGACGATCAGGCAACGCTGTTCAATACCCTGCTGGCACAACTGGATGAAGCGATCAGAGTGCTTTCTGATAATTCGCTGCCAGCCCAGGCCACCTATGGATCATCTGACATCTATTACCAGAGCGACTGGGTAAAATGGGTGAAGCTCGCCAATACGCTGAAGCTAAGGATTGCCGCACGGCTCGAAAACGCCGATAATGCCAGGTGCCAGGCAATTTTTCAGCAGGTGCTCAAAGATCCTATTGGCCCAATTGATGGCGATGATTCTCAGCTGAAATATATGAATGTGACTTACGTTCCGTTCGGTACCAGCGGCGATATCGATTACCGCAGCCGCAGGTATGCCACCACCTCTATCATGTCGTTCCTGAAAAGCAGCAACGATCCCAGGTTACCGGTTTACTTCGATAAAAACGACCTGACAGGCAGCTTCCGGGATTCGCTCACGAAATACGGCGTCACACTTCCTTCGTTTATAGATCCGGCCGATCCGCTGATCATGTACCAGGGAGGTCCGGCCGACTGGACCACCAACCCCACCGTAGCAAGTTTTATCAGCAACGGTTTTGTGGTGAGCCCTTATACCAAATACTCGCTGATATCGCCGATCAACCGCCGGTTTTTCTCTCCACAGCTGAATCAGGCCAAAGGCAACTTCCTGGATGTGGCAGTCACTTATGCAGAAACCTGTTTCTACATAGCGGAATTTATACAGAAGGGATATGCAGGTGGCGCCAATACCAAAGGCAGTGCGGAAGACTGGTACAAAAAAGGTATCACCTCTTCCATTCAAACCATGAATACCATTGCCATTGCAGCGGGATCTACAACGGCCTATTCCGGAACAGGAGCAACAGAAATCAGCAACTATCTCGGCAATCCGCAGGTAAAATTCAATGGCGTCAACGACCTGGAACGTATCTACATCCAGCAGTATCTGGGTATGTACCGGCAACCTAACGAGGCATATGTGTTCTGCCGCCGTACCGGCTATCCTAAAACAGGATCTGCCTATTACAGCAGGGAGCCATTCAATGAAGTGATCTTCCGCCGTTTCTGGCTGACCGATCCTGGAGAAGTAAACCGCGCCAATTGGAATGCGGCGATGCAGCAACAGGGCTTTACTCCGAATGCGATGGATTTGCCTACCCTCAGCACGCAGCGCGTGTGGTATGATAAGAATGCGCCGGATTTTGGGAAGGGGAAATAG
- a CDS encoding HAMP domain-containing sensor histidine kinase — MYRLEHSYRKSSGLGSLYALALLYLWFLLTTACNQSHKQMADHSAYFDPFINGLRVYTSNQYQEAFRRIDSAYDAFPDPSPLDISKKYYFKLEHYWLDRRDPDMGNIYIDSILNILADYKNEPACSKMYGLAILCRGDILREKLKLADAITYYFQGRDYIQKSGDTCTFSEFNGRIAMVYYRQKLFPDAVPYFRATFLNLQACAPDTFYRFRYQQGQLDNIALCFSQINRSDSALFYYDSTLRYIQLFEPVFKGMPERERNMQVSRGVVYGNKADELLKAGDTSQAENLYKANIQINLRKECEMGNAQSTINKLISMLLSQRRYDEAHAWMEKLQSSLDSFPNAGSKLWLLNLQSQYYELKNRPSTALSLARNYLRMKDSLDNVNNPLSSVNTQQQFDFLARDYELKLLKKQDEVKNAYLIISLLFFVFALGIILQVWFNARKARANAKKLQAMNDTISTQNEILEESLSALEQSQQNNTKMMKIVAHDLRNPIGAIIPLSDLLLDSGAITDSDSSELLTIIRESATHSLTLISEMMNLDIASDIHKEPAELHTIIQYCIGLLQQKAEEKGQTIIADLHPAIVACDREKMWRVFSNLITNAIKFSPSGGVIRVFMESSGALVLIAVKDNGIGIPDDIKENLFGLSGTARRSGTSGEQSFGLGLFICKQIVDAHGGRIWVESSEGNGSTFWIELPVLAYHVL; from the coding sequence ATGTATAGACTGGAACACAGCTATAGAAAATCTTCCGGATTAGGTTCCCTGTATGCGTTGGCTTTATTGTATTTATGGTTCTTACTGACAACTGCCTGTAACCAATCGCATAAACAGATGGCAGATCATTCGGCTTATTTCGATCCCTTTATTAACGGACTTCGGGTATATACATCCAATCAGTATCAGGAAGCCTTCCGCCGCATTGATTCGGCGTATGACGCTTTCCCCGACCCCAGTCCGCTGGACATCTCAAAAAAATACTACTTTAAGCTGGAGCATTATTGGCTGGACCGACGGGATCCGGATATGGGTAATATATATATCGACAGCATTCTGAACATCCTGGCTGATTATAAAAACGAGCCCGCCTGTTCTAAAATGTATGGCCTTGCCATACTATGCCGGGGTGATATACTCCGGGAGAAACTGAAACTTGCCGATGCCATTACGTACTATTTCCAGGGCAGAGATTACATTCAGAAATCAGGGGATACCTGCACGTTTAGTGAGTTTAACGGACGAATTGCCATGGTATACTATCGTCAGAAACTATTCCCTGATGCAGTTCCCTATTTCCGGGCAACTTTTCTAAATCTGCAGGCCTGTGCCCCGGATACATTTTATCGGTTTCGATATCAGCAGGGCCAGTTGGATAATATCGCACTGTGTTTTAGTCAAATCAATCGAAGCGACAGCGCCTTATTTTACTATGACAGTACGCTAAGATATATTCAACTGTTCGAACCGGTTTTTAAAGGCATGCCGGAGCGGGAAAGAAATATGCAAGTGTCCAGAGGAGTTGTTTACGGTAATAAAGCAGATGAACTTTTGAAAGCCGGCGACACTTCCCAGGCTGAAAATCTATATAAAGCAAACATTCAGATTAATCTGCGAAAAGAATGTGAAATGGGGAATGCGCAAAGCACCATTAACAAATTAATCAGCATGTTGCTTAGCCAAAGAAGATACGACGAAGCACATGCATGGATGGAAAAACTGCAATCCTCTCTGGATTCATTTCCCAATGCTGGCAGCAAGCTTTGGTTGCTGAATCTCCAATCTCAGTATTACGAGTTGAAAAATCGGCCGTCAACTGCGTTAAGCCTTGCTCGTAATTATCTCCGGATGAAAGATTCACTGGACAATGTTAACAATCCGCTTAGTAGTGTGAACACCCAACAGCAATTCGATTTCCTGGCCAGGGATTATGAATTGAAGTTATTAAAGAAACAGGATGAAGTAAAAAACGCCTATCTCATCATTTCTCTGCTATTCTTCGTATTTGCTCTGGGTATTATCCTGCAGGTCTGGTTTAATGCCAGGAAAGCACGTGCCAATGCTAAGAAACTGCAGGCAATGAACGATACGATTTCCACGCAAAATGAAATCCTGGAAGAAAGTCTCAGCGCCCTGGAGCAAAGCCAGCAAAACAATACAAAAATGATGAAAATTGTTGCGCACGATCTGCGTAATCCCATTGGAGCGATCATTCCCTTGTCAGATCTTTTGCTCGATTCAGGCGCGATCACCGACAGCGACAGTTCAGAACTGCTCACTATCATCAGGGAATCTGCCACTCATTCGCTGACGCTTATCAGCGAGATGATGAACCTCGATATTGCCAGCGATATTCATAAAGAACCTGCGGAATTACACACTATTATTCAATACTGCATCGGGTTGCTGCAACAAAAAGCCGAGGAAAAAGGACAAACGATTATTGCCGACTTACATCCCGCCATCGTTGCCTGCGACAGGGAAAAGATGTGGCGGGTGTTCAGTAATCTCATTACCAATGCCATCAAATTCAGTCCTTCCGGTGGAGTTATCCGGGTATTCATGGAAAGTAGCGGAGCTCTTGTGCTGATAGCTGTAAAAGATAATGGCATTGGCATTCCGGATGATATAAAGGAGAATCTCTTCGGCCTTTCAGGAACCGCCAGACGTAGTGGTACTTCCGGTGAACAATCTTTTGGATTAGGTTTATTTATCTGTAAACAGATCGTAGATGCACACGGCGGCCGGATTTGGGTGGAAAGTAGTGAAGGTAATGGCAGTACGTTCTGGATTGAGCTGCCAGTGCTGGCATATCATGTGCTGTGA